TTTGCTATCCAGAGGGGGTAGAGAGGGAGCAGTCTCAGAACTTCCTGGAGTGCAGGGACTGAAATTATAGCGGACTCATATGCGGCCAACATACCAGGTAGGCCAGGCCCCTTGGATTCTCTACACCCAGCAAACTCATGGAAGAGCCAGCAACAATCTGCTCCTATGGTAGCAGATGTCTgaaaaacactttgaaaatgtaggtgaaatcctggcccctccgaagtcaacagcaaaattccCATCAACTTGAATGGGGTTGGGATTTCACACCATAAAGTGAAAAGAATAAGCTTCCCTTGTCACCAATGTACTTTAAAAGTTAGTGAGAAACAGTCAATATTTGCATAGGGGCCTTAAATGAGGTAATTTTGTCAGGACCTGAATTTATTGTTTGTGCTATTTAATCCCTGCAGCTTTATACATCTTTACTAGAACATAGGTTGCACTTTTCAAAGAGTCAGTTGACGGATGGGACTGATATGGGTAGGAACAATCATTAACTACCAGAATTAGAATGCAGTCATAACTTTCTGACTGAGGGAGTACAAAGTTGTTGGGCAATGCCTTCCTACTCCTAAATGTCCAACACCACCCCTCTATCGGATGCCTGTCTTTGCTCCTAATCATGTTGTTGCCAAGTCCCGTTTCTGGTACTTTGTGTCTCAGCTGAAGAAGGTGAAGAAGTCTTCTGGAGAAATTGTGTACTGTAGACAGGTATTTGAAAAGTCCCCTTTCTGGGTGAAAAACTTTGGTATCTGGCTACGCTATGATTCTCGTAGTGGACCCCCCAACATGTACAGGGAATCCAGGGACTTGACAACTGCTGGTGCTGTTACACAGTGCTGCCGTGATATGGGTGCCTGCCATCGTGCCCATGCTCACTCTATTCAGATCATGAAGGTTGAGGAGATTGCTGCTAGCAAGTGCCGTAGACCTGCAGTCAAGCAATTCCATGATTCGACAATCAAGTTCTCTCTGCCACACAGAGTTCTGCGTCGTCAGCACAAACCACATTTCACCACCAAGCGATCAAATACATTCTTCTAAATGCAAGAACCTTCTGTTTACTCTGTGTTACAATAAAATTCTTATTGGAAAAAAACCCGTCTGCTCCCAGGAGACCATTTTCATTCCTCCACtgtgtttttcccctctctcctcatTTATtaaaactgtatcaaatgcttagCAAGTGGACTTCAAGTTCGAAGCTGAAGGATGATGTATTTTTAACTAATGGCTTCTCTCAGCAACTGGCTAGAAAGGAGGTGGTAGCATTAAACAGCAAGATAGACTGTACTAGGAAAGTGCTGGGAAGAGAATGGAGTGAGGGAAGATGgcatgaaaggaaaacaaatacaagACCGAGCCTCACAGGTTGAGAAAAATAGCTGGAGAAATATCAATGATCTACAATAACTGGGCAAAGCACAGTCCATTGCGACCTGCCTGGGACTGACAAGCGGGAGGCGATGGATTGACTGATCGTGGAAAGTTAAGGCAGCCCAGGTCTTCTACTATTGGCATCAGTGGAAGCTGGTTCAGGTCCATAAAGTCTACAGCCATATCGAGTGTGCTTCTCAAGATTCAGTCATTGTACATTAGTTGCCTACTGTATCTTTCAGTTGTCCACTTTCTACCTAAATGTCTTagcccacccacacacacacatacacacacacactcactctcacgCTTCTGTCTTTTACAGGAAGGGGCATAACACCACCATCACAATACTGAGCTCATGACATGGCAGAAAGTATTGTGATATAAAAGCCATCGGCTAATTGCAGTGAGCAGAGTGATTATGGTGTGTGACATTTCATGATGTCTTGTGACACTGAACAAGGTAATTCAGCAGCAGTTAGCTCAAGAAAGCCCTGTGTACAGTCAAATACAATCCTACTAGATCACAAATAATGCTGTTAAGAATGCTGCATAGATATAGGgtcaaactctgctctcagaaaCACGAGTGCATCTCCATTCACCTCAGAGTAATTGAGAGCAGACTTCGGACCTCACCGTGTATCACAGAAATACTGGGCAAAACTCTCTCCTCATACTTGTTACCCCCACTGACCATCCCAGTGTATGTATgtagagagcaggatttggcctgtaaCTAGATATATTTCTAGGCATCTCCAATAGCATAGTTGCTCCAAATTTTTCTGGGCATTCCTCACCTTAGAGGACAAACCAAGCATATAACAACCAGCATTCCCACCATCAATGATCATTTCAGACCATGATCTTGTTTGGTTACCTGGCAGTGGTGAACACTGAGTCATGTTGAATTCTAAGTAGGCTAATCCTGTAGAGatcaaaaatgaaaaagacaCTTGTCTGGATTGCTCTAGCTATACACTGAGACAACAGATAGCTAGAATTTATCACGAGGCACATCCACCATGTGTCTAAAACCAtttcttccatctctctctctcactgcccAAGGATACATTGGATTAAGTGTTCAAAGAGGATTCTATCTGGCCTCTGAAACTTTCAATGCAAAACTCTAGCACTGTTTAAAACCCACCCTGTAAAACTGCATGTGCCAAACATTGCATAGACAATGTTTCACAAGtagtgtgtaaaaaaaaatagaatgtgtgtgtgcaaacaGGGTAGCAAATGTATAAAGTATCTGACTTGTTTTTTGCACACAAGAGGCTGCACATACGAAAAAAAGTTTCCCATCCAAAACTGAGGGCTTCATTTTACAGAGTACATTAGAAAATGTGGCCTTTGTGCGCTTTCTGTTTGGGAAGTTGTTAGAAAAATATTAGAagtgagaaaaataaatgtttgctttGTAAGAATAAATATCTTATCTCACAACTGAATGTGAGCATTTTGACATATATTGTTATTCTAGTTGCAGCAATGACCACGCTTCCCTTTGTTTTAGCCTATCTAGACTAAAGCAAGCTCAGGGTATTCCCATTTTTACTTCCCAGTCATATCTGTAAGATGTTGACATCTAGAGAGAGTTTCATTTGTTAGCAAATATTGAATTACACCTCTAGGAGTGTTTTGTCCCAGCTGCTACTTTAAGAAACCAAACATTGTTGATCGTTATACATTATTTGCCAAATTTAAGGTATTTATATCTACAAAACTAAGAGCTGATCAGAAACTTTTGGgcagaatttttcttcctccccaaaACAAGTTTTTCATAACATTAATGTTTTCTTGAAAAATCTCCAATTTTGTCAGCGTTTTGCCCTAGATCAGATTGGCagcaacctgtgtgtgtgtgtgttccaccttcctctgcagcatggggatgcgggtcacttgccaggattatctgggtttatctcacttaatcatttccctgacaCTGCAGGGGCctctggcactggtgcacctcggtccctcctattctctagACTATGATTTGCCACAGGCAGTCTCCTGTGAGCTTCAACACATTgctctaatttcagttgttgggcttagtgtgtgggtgctagttgttgttggtggcctgtgctagacaggtggtcagactggatgatctggtggttccttctggccttaaactctatgactctatttCAGAATTTGCAGCTGGGCATTGtcatggaaacaaaacatttccacctgtgtttgggtgggttttttcccccaatgaaTTGCTGAAAAATTAtgtggaaaaaaaatgcaaaaaacggtcattttctggggaaaataaaaaacatatttcAACTAGCTGTGATGAAACATTGTGTTTCTTATTTAAAGTGCAgtgctggggggatgggaggcGTGGAACTTTACACCATGCTGGGAGGTCTAATTTTCTACTTTGAGGTATCCTAGATTACTGagagtttttttaattaaacatatgAAGAACAAAATTGATCTCTAGAATAACCCCTGAGGCTTCACTTGAGTAACACCATGGATTAATTTAACCCATCAGCTCGACACTGAAGTAGCTATCAACTTGATTAGACATATCTGCACTGTCTGGATATTTACCAAATTATTTCCAAAGTCCTCTTTTATGCCCTGTTCTCAGCATATAGTTAAGGTGTAGATTCTTTGGGGTCAGTGTTCATTTGTTCCAAAACCCTGGTCATGAAAAACTATTCACAGATGTGTAATCTGTGGTCATGAAAAATCTGATGgcacttttaaccagttattgatccatacGAAGACCTTCCCCGTTATGCaatgactacttagtttccttaagagcatgtggtgagggactttgtccaTAGGCTTTCTAAAAAGCCAAGAACACTACATCACCTGCATCACCATTATCTGCATGGTTGCTGAtacccttaaagaattctaatagattgatgaggcatgattttcctttacaaaagccatgttgactcttccccaacatatcatgttcacgTATGTTcatttgataattctgttctttactataggttTAACCACTTTGCTTAGATACTGAAGTTAAGTTtacggcctgtaattgccaggattgcctctggaggtCTTTTTAAACACTGGTGTTATATTAGCTACCTTCCAGGCATCTGGTACAGCTTGCTTGCTtcagcgataggttacataccgcagttagtagctctgcaatttcatatttgagttcatccagaactcttgggtgaataccatttggtcctggtgacttattactgtttaatttatcaatttgtacTAAAACCTCTGCTATTTACACATCAGTGTGGGTTGGCACTTCAGATCTGTCATCCAAAAAGACTAGCTCTCATGTGGGTATCTTTGTTGAGTGCTCCTTTAATCCCTTTGTAGTCTAGTGGCCCTCCTGCCTGTCTGGcaagtttcctgcttctgatgtactaaaACAAATTGTtgatttttgtgtctttagcaagttgcttctcagttctttcttggcctgctttattatacttttacacttaacCTGCCAGAATTTCTGCTCCTTCCTATTATTCTCACTAGGTTTTGACATCCACATTTTAAAGGAGACCTTTTTGTCTCTAGGATCTCCATTACTCTGGTGTTTAGCCAGGGTGACATTTTTTTGGTCTGGGGTACACATTTActctgagcctctgttatggtgttttaaaatagccTCCCTGCTACATTCAGGCAAATAACACTTGTGACAACTTTTCTTTTAGAAGCATAGCTTGTGTTTTCCCTTATCTTTCGCTGTATATTGGCTTATGCACCAGCCATTAGGACTCCCTTGTTCTTCTGCTGAAGGATCTTTGGCTTTGAAGGATaagaaaaccaccaccaccacaagacaCTAAAGAATCGACACTGCATTTTTGTGCTTCTCTAGGTAGCATTGACCTACTTACTGTGAACAGAAGGAGAAAAATGCAAATACAGCTCTCCCCTCTGAGTAAAGTGATTCAAGACAACAGAAAGCCAAAGGATATGAAAGGTGAAAGATAATTTATAAGGGCAGATGTAGGAATGTTCCTCCTATTTACCCAGTTGTGAATTTCTTAGATGTGCACAGCTGTGTCCTTCTTTCAATGGTTTGAACTGCCGTCCCTACAGCCCACGGAcacatttctttgaaaaaaatctttgcttcccctggaggattttttttataataggTATTACaataaaggggggagggggaagagacctatgtgtgtgtgtatgtgtgtattggAGGCAGAGTGGAATGATCCTTGCTCGAAAACAGACTTTCCTTTccctaaaactttttttttttaatgtatctgcAAAGAAAAAATTCCCTCAACATTCCATCACCTGGTAATTATGCACAAATGCTGCAATTAAGTTTCTCAAAGCGGATAAGTGGCaggtgaaaaaaattaaacccaCTTAGGCGAGGCAGGTTTAGAAAACGTGTAATGAACTGAAATTGCTTCGGTGAGTCCCTTCTTTTGGTTTGAAAGCCCAGAAATCATAATCATTTCATAGCTTTTCCTGCCATTTTTTCAATGTGTTGCAATTAAGCAGCAATTTGTGTCATCTCTCAAGTCAAACAGATTTTTCACTTGCAATCCCAGTAAAAAGTAAAAAGGTACAGCCAGCCCTGTGTATCGGATTATCTAAGTGGATCCTTCAGAGGTTTACAATATCAGGGGCGGCCGGTCAGCTGGAAATGGTAGAAGTGTTGGTAGTATGGTTTTTAACAAGGGGATGTTATAGGTCCCTCTGCAAGAGGGATTGTTGGCATGGACTCAGGTGTCTGTTATCCTTGTAAAACACTTCATGTCCACACACAAAAGTGCTCCTAACATTCCAACTTCTCCAACGACCACGCCAATTCTAAGCAAGTCTTGCAAACACCTCCACCCGCACCAGATCTAGTCGATTTGTTCTTTCAGCACAGTACCACAACGCTCCTGCCAACAGCTCAGAGGGGTGGCTCTGCCACCTGTCAAAGCACACACCGTGCTCCATGCAGGTCTCACAGCAGCCCAGTGAGTGCTTAGGGTAGGGTGCGTCTCTACAGCAAACGAAGGTCTGATTGTAGTGCAGGTAGGCAGACCCAGGCTAGCTTTAATCAGGTAACAATAGAGGTGAAGATGCTGTGTCACAGGATTctgcatgggctagccacccccAGTACATGCTCGCCAGGAACCCTGGAGGCGTACTCGGGTTGCTAGTGTGCACTGAAGTCCAAGCCAGCATGTCTTCGCTACCACCGTTACCTGTGCTAGTGAGATGAAAGGCAGCAAGGGCACAGGTACCTGGCTAACATCACACCTTCcatttgctgtgcagacatattACATGATCTTGGCTCTGACAGGTGTATACCATCCAAGAGAAACCAAGGTGGCCTACAGTTGGTCTCTGCACAGCAGTGTACTCCCCTGGAAGCTGATCCTATTCCCTGCTCTTCCATTCACTCACTGTGTGCCCTGgggcatgtcacttaatctcCCTCAGTTACCTCATCCATAAAATGGAACTATTCACTGCCCACCTTTGGGTAGTGCTGtaagatctttggatgaaagatgctgtacAAAAGTGCTAAGCGATGTTATCATTCATGTGatatgcagggagagggaggaaatatATTCAATAACATCCCCATCTCtgttttaaaaggacaaaacagTTCCTGTGCTAATGCATTAATTATAAGATGCACCACAATTTGCTACCCCCCATCCTGTGTGATATTCCAGCATGCAGCTTGTTAATGCTGACAGTGTCCAATTCACCCGTGAACCCTGTTGTAGCTTGCAGCTGGTCTAGCAGAGTAAGAGACAATACTTTCCGTTCAAGAAGTAAAGGTTCTGATCCTcattcagctgctgtaaatcactgtagcttcattgaagtcaatgcacatTATGCCCATTTATGCTAGCTGAGGCTCTAGCCCAACATACGGATTGATTTAAATATCCTGATTTACAATATGGGGATAAAAGAGGCACAAATAACTCCTATCACCACAATGTTTACTATTTATATATTTCTGAATTTTAGCAGGATTTTTCCAGCTTACAAACTAAGAAATGGTTTAAAGATCACTCTTAAAATGTAAAGTGAGACAGCTTAGGTACCTGAGCCTTTGCACTAAACTTACAGGGTTTGAGGGAAGAATGGATGTGTTTGAGGCTAACAAACAAGTTGGGGATCCAGATCACCACAATTCTGAtccaagctctgccacagacctgctgagtgaccttgtgcaagttgGGGGTTCCACTTGGCGGCCCACAGAGTGGCTCCAGCCCTTCGGGATGATTTTGTCTGGCCCCCGAATGCATCTGGCCCCAGGGAATTTTGCTCTACAAAACGGCATCTTCCGTATGGCATGGCCTCACACACTCTGCACAAACTggcattttaaaagcaaaacggTGTCCTTCACAAAGCGTGACTCTGCATGCATCGTAGGGGTGAGGTCAGGATGACATTTGGTTTCCGTATGTTGCTCCTTGGAGGTGCTGCACAACTACACATGGGGCCCACGTCACCAAAGAGACTGGATCACCCTGAATGGGATAATGCTACCGCTCTCTCTCACGAGGCTTCATTCATTATGATCTGCAAAGCACAGTGAGATCTTTAGAG
The nucleotide sequence above comes from Chelonia mydas isolate rCheMyd1 chromosome 8, rCheMyd1.pri.v2, whole genome shotgun sequence. Encoded proteins:
- the LOC102947518 gene encoding 60S ribosomal protein L18a; amino-acid sequence: MKAEHDCNGSSIRTTEQEAEERGRIKILTPEFSNESGKVAPCEPTAGENNSEKRERWEYKVVGQCLPTPKCPTPPLYRMPVFAPNHVVAKSRFWYFVSQLKKVKKSSGEIVYCRQVFEKSPFWVKNFGIWLRYDSRSGPPNMYRESRDLTTAGAVTQCCRDMGACHRAHAHSIQIMKVEEIAASKCRRPAVKQFHDSTIKFSLPHRVLRRQHKPHFTTKRSNTFF